The Microcystis panniformis FACHB-1757 region AAAAGGACAATTTTCGAGAGTCTGACGATAGTTGTTCTAGTTGCGCTAATTAAGGTTAACTTCGGTGGGCAATGCCCACCTTAATTTTTTTACATCAAAGATTAGGACTGATAAAATGAGTTTTATTGATCACCTAATCACAGCTATGGATAAGACTTTATACGAACAGGATTACTATCTCTGGATAGAGAAAACCATATCTTTACTAGAAAATCATCAATTTTCCGATTTAGATTTAGATAATCTCATCGAGGAGATTAAAAGTATGGGTATCAAGGAAAAACATACCTTAACAAGTTTATTGACTAGAATAATCCAACATTTGCTGCAACTCGCTTATTGGCAATCGGAAAGCCAATATAATGCTAATCACTGGCAAGGAGAAATTACTATTTTTAGAATTGATTTATGGGAAGTTCTTGATGATAATCCAAGTTTAAAGTCCTATCTAGAGAATAGTTTTGATAAATGTTATCAGTCAGCCCTTCGTATCCTAGCTAGAAAAATGGGAGTAAAAATCAATACTTTGCCCAGGGAAAAAATTCTCACTCTTGCCCAAGCTTTGGATGATGATTGGTTTCCTGAATATGAGGATAATAATAATTGATGATTTGGTTGGATTATAGTTAACTAAGGTGAGGGACTATGGAAACGAACTTATACGAACAGGATTACTATCTTTGGTTAGAGAAAACCATATCTTTACTAGAAAATCGCCAGTTTTCTGAGTTGGATTTAGAAAATTTAATTGAAGAAATCAAAGATATGTCCAGAAGAGAACGTCAGCAGTTAGAGAGTTTACTAACTAAACTCTTGGAACATTTACTTAAATTAACTTATTGGCAATCTAAGCGCGATTACAATAAAAACAAGTGGCGACGGGAGATTTTAAATTTTCGCATTCAAATAAAAAGAATTATTAGCAACAAAAAGGATGGAACTTATAATACAAACTTAGCATCTTACCTCACCGAGATTCTTGAGCAATGTTATGAGGATGCTTGCCATCTATTCGTCGAAGGTTCTGGCATCGATAAAAGACTTTTAAGTGCTACACCTATTGGATCAATTGACCAAATTTTAGATGAAAATTGGTTTCCTGAGTTTCTCGGAGAGGATTAAGCAATGAAGAGTGATTTATACGAACAGGATTACTATCTCTGGATAGAGGAAACCAGATCTTTACTAGAAAATCATCAGTTTTCTGATTTGGATTTAGATAATCTCATCGAGGAGATTAGCGACATGGGCAAAAGTCAACGACAAAGCTTAAAGAGTTATTTAACTCGGTTATTAGAACATTTGCTAAAACTGGTTTACTGGCAGTCGGAATTAGAATATAATCAAAGAGGATGGAAAAATGAAATCCGTAACTTTCGCCTACAAATTAAACAAATTATTGAAGACAGTCCCAGTTTAAAGCCCTATCTATCGGAAATTTTCTCGTCCTGTTATCAAAATGCCCGTAAATTGTTTCTGGATTTATCTGGAATGGCTGAAAATTTGGTCAGTTTAGCTCCAATTTGCACTATAGAACAGGCGTTAAATGAAGATTGGTTTCCTGAAATATCAAAATAATGGGGATAATTATGGAAAGGAACTTATACGAAAAAGATTACTATCTCTGGTTAGAGAAAACCATATCTTTACTAGAAAATCATCAGTTTTCTGATTTAGATTTAGAGAATTTAATTGAAGAAATTAGCAGCATGGGTAAAAGCGAGAAACGAAGTTTAGAAAGTTATTTAACTCGCTTATTAGAACATTTGCTAAAACTGGTTTACTGGCAATCGGAATTAGAATATAATCAAAGAGGATGGAAAAATGAAATCAGGAATTTCCGTCGTGCCATAAAAAGAATTATTGCCGATAGTCCTAGTTTACAGCCTTATCTGATTGAAATTTTTGATAACTCTTTTCAAGAAGCTCGTATTTCTTTTATCGAATTATCGGGAATGGCTGAAAATTTGGTCAGTTTAGCTCCAATTTGCACTATAGAACAAGCTTTAAATGAGGATTGGTTTCCTGAAATATCAAAATAATGGGGATAATTATGGAAAAGAACTTATACGAAAAAGACTACTATCTCTGGCTAGAGAAAACCATTAATTTACTGGAAAATAATCAGTTTTCTGATTTAGATTTAGAAAATTTAATTGACGAAATAAAATCTATGTCTATCAATCAACAGAAAGCATTAAAAAGCAATCTGACTGTGATTTTATGGCATTTACTAAAATACTTACAAGAGCCAGAAAAACAAACCAGAAGCTGGGCATTAACCCTTTTTGAGCATCGAGAGAGAATCGAAGAAGATTTAGAAAATAGCCCTAGTCTTAAGAGTTTTTTAACAGAAGAAGATTTAAAAAAATGCTATAATAAAGCCAGAAAAAAAGCCGCTATTGAAACAGGGATAAACCTAGAGAAATTCCCGAAGAATTGCCCATTTACTTTGGCAGAAGCCCTAGATTTTGAATTTATCCCTAATCAAAACATTTGACTTTTTACCAAAAACCTACTATAACCTAGAAGTGCCATAAGATTCAAGTAATCATGTCCTTACATTTAGTTAATACTTGCCATTCGATGCCCATTTCCCCGATCTTCAATCCTGCGGGAGATGATGCGATCGAAAACCGTTCGATCTGGTTTGGTAACACCACCAACCTGATGCAATTAAACGATGTCCGCTACACCTGGGCGGTGGGTTTATATCAACAAATGCGGGAAAATTTCTGGATTCCGCAACGCTTAGATATCACTCAAGACGTGACTGAATACGGGCATCTTACCGACGAAGAAAGGTATGCTTATGATGGTATTTTATCCTATCTAACTTTTCTTGATTCCGTGCAAACCTGTAATATTCCCCACCTAAAAGGTAGCGTCACCGCGCCAGAAATTAGTCTTTGTATGGCGGAACAAATTTCTCAAGAAGCCATGCACAATCAAAGTTATCAATACTTAATTGAAACAATTATTCCCTCGGATCGCCGAGGCGAAGTTTATGACTTTTGGCGCACCGATAAAGTTCTCAGAGATCGCTGTGAATTTATTGCTAGTCTCTACCAGCAATATATCGATAAACAAACTACTGAAAGCTATTTTATCGCTCTTCTTGCCGATTATTTGCTAGAGAGTTTGTATTTTTATAACGGGTTAAATAATGAGGTAGCCCACTAGCATCGTGAGGTGTTAGTTAAAACTCGCCAAATTGCTGGGAAGCCCTAAAGCCCTTATGCCAAAGCGAAGTCTGAAAAGATAAGCGTAAAGGAGCGAGAGCAGAAAAAAGTTAAGGGATTTAATAAAAGCCGTAAGGCAGTTATTAAAAACAATGGGTAATCAGCAGCCAAGCCTCTATTTTAAAGGGGAAGGTTCAACGAACAGAGGGTGAGTATCTTCTTGGTAAATACGCTATAAAAGGTTCAAGAAGATAATGGTATGTTCTAGCCCCACTCTGAAAGGATGGGTAGTTGCGTCATCTTTTTCTATAATCTCGCTTCTCGACAGCTAATGTCCGGTAGTGCTGACGTTTTCAAAATGATCAACCGGGACGAATTAAGTCACGTCCGTTTGTATCAGAAACTTATTCCCGAAGCCATGGCAACTTTTTCCCATTCCGTTGAACAGATTTATGAGATGTTCGATACGGCCGTTAAACACGAATGTCGCTGGACAAATCACATTGTTGGCAACGACATTTTAGGTATTACCGAATACAGTACCGAACAGTACACCAAATACCTCGCTAATATTCGACTGAAAGCGATCGGACTTGAGCCTTTATACAGGGAAGAAAAGTATAACAAAAGTCCCTATAACCATCTGGAACGCTTCTCCGATACCAAAAAAGAAGGCCACACCAAAGCGAACTTTTTTGAAGCAACCGTGACCAGTTACGTTATGTCTTCTGGCTTAACTGGATGGGATGAAATTTAAAATTTACGGGACAAAAATGACCCAAATCATTACCATAAAGTGGCAATTTTGTCAAAAAATTGACAAAATTTAGCAGCCTTTATATAAAAGGAAGAAATTAGTGCTAATTTCTTCCTTTTTTTGCTTAGGTAATACGGTTCTTCGTTACTTGGTATGGTTCGATAGGGGGGCATAAATCGACTAAATCTTTATCTGGTAAGAGATTTAATTGATTAGTTCGCTCTAGAGCAAAAACAATTGACAAAAATCGCTAAATGCCTTTCTATATAAAGGTTCCATCCCTTATAACCCCCGTCCATTGCATAACACAAACCGAAGAACCGGTAATACTAAATCTGGTTATTAAAGACTGATTATTTATTCCCCCTCTTGCCCCTTGCCTTTTGCCTTTTGCCCTTTGCCTCTTGTATGAGTGCCTCTTGTATGAGTGCCTAAGTGGGTGGGTGGAATTAAATATAAAATGAACGTAGGTTGGGTTGAAGCATGAAACCCAACGCCCGCATAGTTTACGCTACCGCTAACCCATCCTACAAATAATTGTGCCTCCCTACTTAACCCGAACTGACCTGAGAAAATTATAAAACTAGAGATCATTTGCAAAAGTTGCCCTAGAATGAAAGCGTTGAAAAAGCCGAGCAATTACTGTATATTGCTGAAAAATTAACCAGAGATGACCAATACTACCGATAAACCGACCAACGATCTCTCAAAAATCTCCATGCGAGATTTAATGATCCAACTGAAAACATCTCCCGATGGTCTCACCACCAGTGAAGCAAAAAATCGCCTCAATAGCGACGGTTATAACGAGATTGCCGAGAAAAAAGTCAGCCCCCTGATCAAATTCCTTTCCTACTTTTGGAATCCCTTTTCCTGGATGATTGAAGCGGCGGTAATTTTTTCCGCTATCGTCGGTGATTGGGTGGACTTCGTGATTATCGCCATTCTACTGGTGGCTAACGGTTTGATCGGCTACTTCGAGGAAAAAACCGCCGGGGATGCGGTGGCTGCCTTGAAAGCGCAACTCGCCCTCAATGCCGATGCCAAAAGAGACGGCAAATTTGTTTCCGTCCCCGCTAGGGAATTAGTACCCGGAGACGTGATCCGGATCAAGATCGGCGATGTGCTGCCGGCCGATGCCCGACTGCTGCCGGGGGATCCCGTCAAAATCGACCAAGCTGCCCTAACGGGGGAATCCTTACCCGTGGATCGCAGTTCTGGCGAACAAGTGTACTCAGGTTCAGTGGTGAAAAAAGGTCAAGCTGAGGCCATAGTTAACGGGACCGGCAGTAATACCTTTTTCGGTCGTACCGCTAAACTGGTAGCCAGTACCGAAAACGTCAGCCATTTCCAGAAATCAGTCCTCAAAATCGGTGACTTTCTCATCGTCATTGCCCTGATTTTAATCGCTATTATCGTTGTTTACCGTCTTTATAACGGTATTGTCGATAAACAGGGCGTAGAAGTGATCCGCTTGCTGAAATTCTGTCTCGTTCTCACCATTGCTTCTGTTCCCGTCGCCTTGCCCACAGTTCTCTCCGTCAGTATGTCGGTAGGGGCAAAGGCACTAGCGGATAAAAACGCCGTGGTGACACGCTTGGCGGCGATCGAGGAACTAGCGGGCATGAATATGCTCTGTTCCGATAAAACCGGCACTCTCACCCTTAATCAGCTTAGTTTAGGCGATCCCTACACCCTGCCGGGGATCAGCGCCGACGATCTAATTCTCACCGCTTCCCTCGCTTCCCAAACTAGCGATGACGATCCGATCGATAAAACTATTCTCGCCGGTTTAAAAGATGCCACGGTACTCGATCGCTATCAAGTCACCCACTTTACCCCCTTCGATCCCGTCGCTAAACGCACCGAAGCCGATATTACCACCGCCGATGGTGAGACTTTTAAAACCAGTAAGGGCGCACCGCAGGTAATGCTCGATCTAGCCTACAATAAAGAGGAAATCGAAGGGACGGTGAATCAAATCATCGAAGATTACGCCAAAAAAGGCTATCGCGCCCTAGGAGTGGCAAAAACCAACCCCCAAGGTCAATGGCAATTCTTGGGCATTATTTCCCTATTCGATCCACCACGGGTTGATTCCCAATTAACCCTACAAACCGCCCTAAAATTAGGGGTTCCCGTCAAGATGATCACGGGGGATCAGGTGTTAATCGCTAAGGAAACCGCCCGACAATTGGGTTTAGGTAACAATATCCTCGATGCCAAAATTTTTCGGGAAGTCCCCCCCAATCAGCTAGGAACCCTCGTTGACATCCTCACCGCCGTGAACGGACGGTGATTCCCAAACCTCACGATTTAGGTTTCTGCTTCTTTCCCGAAGGATTTTTCGCACCTGCCTTAACAGATTTACTCTGTTCTGGTCTTATGGTCGCTCTACAGACTGACACCGCAAGCCCTGCGGCCAAAATATTTTTACTAGCGTTAATATCTCGGTCATGGTGAGTCCCACAGTCTGGACAGTCCCATTCTCGAATATTTAACGGCATTTTTTCAGCAATATACCCGCAATTACTACATCTTTTAGAGCTAGGAAACCATCTATCTATTTCGATGTAGTTTCTCCCATACCAACGGCATTTATAGGCTAATTGTCGAGTTATTTCTCCCCAGCTTACATCAGATATTGCCTGAGATAATTTCGGGTTTTTGACCAGATTCTTAACGGCTAAATTCTCAACCACAATCGTTTGGTTTTCACGAAC contains the following coding sequences:
- a CDS encoding DUF29 domain-containing protein, whose protein sequence is MSFIDHLITAMDKTLYEQDYYLWIEKTISLLENHQFSDLDLDNLIEEIKSMGIKEKHTLTSLLTRIIQHLLQLAYWQSESQYNANHWQGEITIFRIDLWEVLDDNPSLKSYLENSFDKCYQSALRILARKMGVKINTLPREKILTLAQALDDDWFPEYEDNNN
- a CDS encoding DUF29 domain-containing protein yields the protein METNLYEQDYYLWLEKTISLLENRQFSELDLENLIEEIKDMSRRERQQLESLLTKLLEHLLKLTYWQSKRDYNKNKWRREILNFRIQIKRIISNKKDGTYNTNLASYLTEILEQCYEDACHLFVEGSGIDKRLLSATPIGSIDQILDENWFPEFLGED
- a CDS encoding DUF29 domain-containing protein, translating into MKSDLYEQDYYLWIEETRSLLENHQFSDLDLDNLIEEISDMGKSQRQSLKSYLTRLLEHLLKLVYWQSELEYNQRGWKNEIRNFRLQIKQIIEDSPSLKPYLSEIFSSCYQNARKLFLDLSGMAENLVSLAPICTIEQALNEDWFPEISK
- a CDS encoding DUF29 domain-containing protein, with amino-acid sequence MERNLYEKDYYLWLEKTISLLENHQFSDLDLENLIEEISSMGKSEKRSLESYLTRLLEHLLKLVYWQSELEYNQRGWKNEIRNFRRAIKRIIADSPSLQPYLIEIFDNSFQEARISFIELSGMAENLVSLAPICTIEQALNEDWFPEISK
- a CDS encoding DUF29 domain-containing protein; the protein is MEKNLYEKDYYLWLEKTINLLENNQFSDLDLENLIDEIKSMSINQQKALKSNLTVILWHLLKYLQEPEKQTRSWALTLFEHRERIEEDLENSPSLKSFLTEEDLKKCYNKARKKAAIETGINLEKFPKNCPFTLAEALDFEFIPNQNI
- a CDS encoding plasma-membrane proton-efflux P-type ATPase, producing the protein MTNTTDKPTNDLSKISMRDLMIQLKTSPDGLTTSEAKNRLNSDGYNEIAEKKVSPLIKFLSYFWNPFSWMIEAAVIFSAIVGDWVDFVIIAILLVANGLIGYFEEKTAGDAVAALKAQLALNADAKRDGKFVSVPARELVPGDVIRIKIGDVLPADARLLPGDPVKIDQAALTGESLPVDRSSGEQVYSGSVVKKGQAEAIVNGTGSNTFFGRTAKLVASTENVSHFQKSVLKIGDFLIVIALILIAIIVVYRLYNGIVDKQGVEVIRLLKFCLVLTIASVPVALPTVLSVSMSVGAKALADKNAVVTRLAAIEELAGMNMLCSDKTGTLTLNQLSLGDPYTLPGISADDLILTASLASQTSDDDPIDKTILAGLKDATVLDRYQVTHFTPFDPVAKRTEADITTADGETFKTSKGAPQVMLDLAYNKEEIEGTVNQIIEDYAKKGYRALGVAKTNPQGQWQFLGIISLFDPPRVDSQLTLQTALKLGVPVKMITGDQVLIAKETARQLGLGNNILDAKIFREVPPNQLGTLVDILTAVNGR